Genomic DNA from Gimesia aquarii:
AAGGTGAAAGGAGACTGGGATGATATTCCGAAGTTCGGCATTAATTACAAAACGAGTGTGAACATGAAGATGGATCTCCGCCGACAGAAAAAAGCGGTCGGTGGTTATCTGGCCTCGGTCGCTTATATGGACGCGCAGGTCGGAAAATTACTGGATGCTTTGAAACGTGCGGGGATTGAGGATAAGACGATTGTGATCTTTACCAGCGATCATGGCTATCACCTGGGTGAACATGATTTCTGGGCTAAGGTCAGCTTGCATGAAGAGTCGGCGGCGGTTCCGTTGATTATCAGTGTGCCTGGCAAGAAACCGGCTGTCTGTCATTCTCTCACCGAGTTGCTTGATTTGTATCCGACGATCACAAGCTTGTGCGGCTTAAAAATTCCGAACGGAATTCAAGGTAAAGACCTTTCTGGCATGCTGGACGATCCAAGTGTGAGTGTGAGAGATGCTGCCTTTAGTGTGGATCCGCGAAATAAAGGGAATCGAGGCTTTCTCCTTCGCGATGACCGCTGGGCCTTCATTCAATATAAAGAAGACGCTTCCGAGGGTGTGGAATTGTACGACATGCAAAATGATCCGCAGCAATTCACAAATCTAGCAGAAAAACTCGAGCATCAGTCCAAAGTCGCTGAATTTAAGAAACGACTTGCGAAAAAGCTGAAAGCAATCCGCACGAATGACCTGGGTCATACCTACACGAAACAATAAGATGTGCGAAAGAGGGCAAAATCAATTGACGGGAATGCTCTGAGTTTGTCCTGTCTCGGCTGCTTTGTAGGCGGCGTAGATCGTTCTGAGAACCTGTAAGCTGTCATGGCTGGTGAGCGTGGGTGGTTCTTTTTCCAGTACAGACCTGACTGCGGCATGCACACAGGGAGTATAGCCCCGAGGTTGAATGGGACCTTCAAACTTGTGAATGGTTCCGGGTTTGTCATCATTCAGAGACCATTGTAAATGTTTGCCAGTCGAATAATCCATTTCCAGCCAGCCTTTGGAACCCCAGATTTTAATCAACGACTGCTTGCCCCGTTTAGTGTAATAACCGGATGTCATCGTACCTAAAAATCCTTTATCGAATTTCAGGCTGAGGGCTGCGGAATCTTCGACGTCAATGGGCTGTCCACCGACATTGGTGATGAAACCGCACACATCCGTGATTTTGGAATCTGTGATATACATTCCCAGGTCGAGCCAGTGAATTCCCAGCCAGATGAGGTGACCGCCACCGGCACACTTTTTTTGAGCAAACCAGCCAGCCTGATAACTTTTGCTTGTCAGTCTCGTCTGATCGGCAATGAAGTTGAGTTCAATGCCATAAATCTTACCGAAGGTTCCTTTGCGGATCATACGACGCGCGGCTTTGACTTCCGGGTTATTACGATTTGCTAAAGCCAGCATCAGATTGAGATGTTTTCCGTCTGCTTTTTGCACCAATGCTTCAAATTGTTCGATGTTCGTGCAGGAAGGCTTTTCGGCAAATACAGGACAGCCATTTTCTAGCGCAAGATCAATGGCCGCCGGTGACTGGATGGCTTCCATGGTGATTAATGCCATGTCGGGCTTTTCTTTTTTAAACAATTTTTGGGGATCGTCATAAACCCGGGTTAATTTATCGCCCAGTTTGTTGCGTGCCGTTGCGACATGTTTCTGGCTTGGATCACAGAGAATGACTTCGCTGACGTCCTCGCAGGAAGCGAGTGCCGGATAGTAGGCGCCCAAATGTGCGGATGTGTCATTGATGAGAAGGGCGACGATTGCCTTGTCTGCCATGAAACTGCTTTCTCTTAAAACGAAATGGGATTAGCTGTCAATATTGAGTCAAAGGTTCAAACTCGGGGTAGCTCAAAACCGTCTCGATAATCACGGGTCAGATAGCGGTTGGCTTCCTTATCTTCAGGGAACGTCTCCGTTTTCGGATCAAATACGAGCCGACGCCCCGTGCGATACGAAATATTTCCGAGATGGCTGAGCATGGAAGAATAATGGCCTTCCTCGATTTCTGCTAACAGATTTTCAGATTTACGACTTTTGACGCAGTCAATAAAGTTTTGATAGTGGGTTGGTGTATCCTGCCACTTCTGCTCATAGGCGGGGCCGCGTTTGTGCTTATAAAAGATGCGATAGCCGGATCGATCGACCATCATAAATCCTTTATCGCCGTAGAAAATGTTATCGTTATCATGGCGATGTGCCTGCATGCGGTACGGTGTGAAATCACGCTGCTCATAGACATAGAGCAGATCGTCGTATTCCCAGGTGACGACCATGGTGTCGGGGGTTTCCTGTGCGTCTCCTTTGGAGCCGAGCTTGGCACCACTGCAGGAAACGGCATTCGGTGCTTTTAAATTCAGAGCCCAGCGGCCAATATCAATCTGGTGTACGCCGTCATTACCAATATCACCGGTGCCAAAGTCCCAGGTCCAATGCCATGAGGTATGAAAGCGATTTCTATTAAAGGGGCGTTTTTTTGCAGGGCCTAACCAGAGGTCGTAGTTCACTCCTTTGGGAACAGGCTCATCCGGGCGGTGGGCATAGAGCGCACGCCGTTGGTTATTGATGGCCTTGACCATCATTACTTTGCCGATGGCACCATCCTGAATCTGCTTCCACGCTTTTTCATAAACGGGAGTGGCTCGTAAATTGGTACCATGCTGGACAACGCGTTTATATTTGCGGGCTGCATTGACCAACTGGCGCCCTTCATGAATATTATGCGAGCAGGG
This window encodes:
- a CDS encoding Gfo/Idh/MocA family protein, which produces MADKAIVALLINDTSAHLGAYYPALASCEDVSEVILCDPSQKHVATARNKLGDKLTRVYDDPQKLFKKEKPDMALITMEAIQSPAAIDLALENGCPVFAEKPSCTNIEQFEALVQKADGKHLNLMLALANRNNPEVKAARRMIRKGTFGKIYGIELNFIADQTRLTSKSYQAGWFAQKKCAGGGHLIWLGIHWLDLGMYITDSKITDVCGFITNVGGQPIDVEDSAALSLKFDKGFLGTMTSGYYTKRGKQSLIKIWGSKGWLEMDYSTGKHLQWSLNDDKPGTIHKFEGPIQPRGYTPCVHAAVRSVLEKEPPTLTSHDSLQVLRTIYAAYKAAETGQTQSIPVN
- a CDS encoding Gfo/Idh/MocA family protein, yielding MSDVSRRGFLGASLVWAGMSAVGHTAVSANEKVNVALVGCGGRGRGLANWFSSLPESQLVALCDPDENRSGQMADQVEKSSGKRPQLVEDFRTLLDGNTIDAIVIATPDHWHTPAAIMACQAGKDVYVEKPCSHNIHEGRQLVNAARKYKRVVQHGTNLRATPVYEKAWKQIQDGAIGKVMMVKAINNQRRALYAHRPDEPVPKGVNYDLWLGPAKKRPFNRNRFHTSWHWTWDFGTGDIGNDGVHQIDIGRWALNLKAPNAVSCSGAKLGSKGDAQETPDTMVVTWEYDDLLYVYEQRDFTPYRMQAHRHDNDNIFYGDKGFMMVDRSGYRIFYKHKRGPAYEQKWQDTPTHYQNFIDCVKSRKSENLLAEIEEGHYSSMLSHLGNISYRTGRRLVFDPKTETFPEDKEANRYLTRDYRDGFELPRV